The DNA region GAGGCGCTGTCTGCCCGCGAGCTGCTGGCGCTGCTCATCGAAACGGGGGAGCCCCCCCGGCGGGGCCGGCCGCCGCGGTCGGCCATGGACCTGGCCGGCGACCTCCTGAACTGGTTCGCGCCCGAAGGCGGCGACGAATCGCTGCGGCGCATCAGCCAGGCGCCGCTCAGCGCGCTCTGCGAGGTGCCGGGCATCGGGCCGGCCAAGGCCGCCAAGATCA from Longimicrobium sp. includes:
- a CDS encoding UPF0758 domain-containing protein, with translation MVTITCPIPPAFVSIKHWPESEKPRERLRSQGAEALSARELLALLIETGEPPRRGRPPRSAMDLAGDLLNWFAPEGGDESLRRISQAPLSALCEVPGIGPAKAAKI